A single window of Nicotiana tomentosiformis chromosome 1, ASM39032v3, whole genome shotgun sequence DNA harbors:
- the LOC138909151 gene encoding uncharacterized protein, with amino-acid sequence MSKSMSMLQFIMDCDLIDPGFSGSQFTWCNGWAPNKRVWKRLDRVLVNQDWMNNYDSTNGNHLIRTRSDHSPLLTIAKNTFQATTKYFRFLYFWTNEDGFKEVVKQSWDIEVHGSPMWKFHLKLNNTCRCLSQWSKTYIDNIFDNVKDLEKMVDDLEHKIITNNTDSNRAELNRINALLIKAYKTEERKRLSLKKIRLNDGNWIEGDEDIAKEAISFFHNQFTREYTDSNFSILNCIPKVITNMDNADLTVNPSIEELKDVDDLLLMITDFFACNQIPKAIPKEEEAVLSAFAGIRKTKELDETFF; translated from the exons ATGTCTAAAAGCATGTCTATGCTACAGTTTATCATGGATTGTGATCTTATTGACCCAGGCTTCTCAGGTTCACAATTTACCTGGTGCAATGGGTGGGCTCCTAATAAGAGAGTTTGGAAAAGGCTTGATAGAGTGCTGGTTAACCAAGACTGGATGAACAACTATGATTCTACTAATGGCAATCACTTGATTAGAACAAGATCCGACCACTCTCCCCTCCTCACCATTGCTAAGAATACTTTCCAGGCCACTACCAAATATTTCAGATTCTTATACTTCTGGACTAATGAAGATGGTTTTAAAGAGGTGGTAAAACAATCATGGGATATAGAGGTTCATGGCTCTCCTATGTGGAAATTTCATCTGAAACTAAACAATACTTGCAGATGCTTATCTCAATGGTCTAAGACCTATATTGATAATATTTTTGACAATGTCAAGGACCTGGAGAAGATGGTGGATGATTTAGAACACAAGATCATTACAAACAACACTGATTCTAATAGAGCTGAGCTTAACCGTATAAATGCTCTCCTTATCAAGGCCTATAAAACTGAGGA GAGGAAGAGGTTATCTCTCAAGAAGATCAGACTAAATGATGGCAATTGGATTGAAGGAGATGAAGATATTGCCAAAGAAGCTATATCCTTTTTTCATAACCAATTTACTAGAGAATATACTGATTCCAATTTTTCTATCCTTAACTGTATTCCTAAAGTAATCACTAACATGGACAATGCAGATCTTACAGTTAATCCTTCTATAGAGGAATTGAAAGATGTT GATGATCTATTACTAATGATTACTGATTTCTTTGCATGTAACCAAATTCCAAAGGCCATTCCAAAG GAAGAAGAAGCAGTTTTAAGCGCATTTGCAGGAATCCGAAAAACAAAGGAATTGGATGAGACTTTTTTCTGA